One window from the genome of Salvia splendens isolate huo1 chromosome 9, SspV2, whole genome shotgun sequence encodes:
- the LOC121746432 gene encoding putative germin-like protein 2-1, with translation MKIGFTFSVVAALLSWASIAYAADPNPLQDFCVALPDNMADVFVNGKFCKAPNLVVAEDFLFQGLNIPGNTSNQLGSAVTAVNVNQLPGLNTLGVSLARLDFAPYGLNPPHTHPRATEAFLLLEGELYVGFVTSNPANANQRNKLFTKYLKAGDVFVFPQGLIHFQINVGKINAVAFAGFGSQNPGVITIANAVFGSDPKINPDVLAKAFQVEKNIIDYLQAQFWPNSN, from the exons ATGAAGATTGGTTTTACTTTTTCCGTCGTTGCTGCTCTGTTGTCGTGGGCTTCGATTGCATATGCAGCAGATCCGAACCCTCTTCAGGATTTCTGCGTTGCTCTTCCTGATAACATGGCCGATG TTTTTGTGAATGGGAAGTTTTGCAAAGCCCCCAACTTGGTGGTTGCGGAGGATTTCCTATTCCAGGGTCTCAACATTCCCGGAAACACATCCAACCAGCTCGGATCGGCCGTGACTGCAGTCAACGTTAATCAGCTTCCGGGCCTCAACACGCTGGGCGTTTCTTTGGCCAGGCTCGACTTCGCCCCCTACGGGTTAAACCCACCCCACACCCACCCTCGCGCAACTGAAGCATTCCTGTTGTTGGAAGGGGAACTCTACGTGGGTTTCGTCACTTCCAATCCCGCTAATGCAAACCAGAGGAACAAGCTCTTCACCAAGTACTTGAAAGCCGGAGATGTCTTCGTCTTCCCACAAGGCCTCATCCACTTCCAGATAAACGTCGGCAAGATCAACGCTGTTGCTTTTGCTGGCTTCGGTAGCCAGAATCCGGGCGTCATTACCATTGCCAACGCGGTGTTTGGGTCGGACCCGAAGATCAACCCTGATGTGTTGGCCAAGGCCTTCCAAGTTGAGAAGAATATCATCGATTACCTTCAGGCTCAGTTCTGGCCCAACTCCAACTAA